A window of Aeromicrobium sp. Root236 contains these coding sequences:
- a CDS encoding DUF5703 family protein, which produces MIEYEFWNLTIDRTKSRTAVCRMLTDAAEYQGWELDRLRKDGTGQRTVVLRRKIIRMRSTL; this is translated from the coding sequence ATGATCGAGTACGAGTTCTGGAACCTCACGATCGACCGCACCAAGTCGCGTACGGCGGTGTGCCGCATGCTGACCGACGCCGCGGAGTATCAGGGGTGGGAGCTCGACCGATTGCGCAAGGACGGCACCGGGCAGCGGACGGTCGTCCTGCGCCGCAAGATCATCCGCATGCGCAGCACGCTCTGA